TGACCAGGCGTGACGGATCTCGATCCACCATCCACTTGCCAACTTCCATCGTGCGATGCTGACCCCATGCTTCATTAAACGGCACCCAAACGACAATTGACGGATGATTTTCCAGAGTGTCGACCATGTGTTCCAGTTCCGTCATGAATTGTTCGTGATCTTTGTCCGGCCAGTTCGCGTCTTCGGGATTGGGTTGTAGCCGAGTCCACTTTGGATTGTTGCCAGCGCTGACCTGATCCTGCCAGACCATCATGCCCAGTCGGTCGCAGTGGTAATAGTAGCGGCGAGGCTCGACCTTGATGTGCTTGCGGATCATGTTGAAGCCAGCCTTCTTCAGCCATTCGATGTCAAACAGCATGGCTTCATCAGACGGCGGAGTCAGCAGGCCATCCGGCCACCAACCCTGATCGAGCGGTCCCCAATGGAAGACGGTTTCGCCATTCAAAGTCATTCGCCAGTGGCCGTCGGCGTCTTTGACCTTCCCGACGTCGCGGATACCCGCGTAAGAATGAATTCGATCGATGCGATTCCCGTTGGCGTCATGAAGACGCACTTCGACGTCGTAAAGATGCGGCGACTCGGGTGACCAATGTTTCGCATTTTTGACCGTGATTTCGTGTGTGAGCACTTCGCCGTGCGCCGTGCCGACGACGGTATCGCCGTCTTTCACGACAACTCGTATGGTTCCTGCTGCTCCAACAACGACTGGCCGGACAACAATTGAGTTCGACCGTGCGCTGGTGGTGATTTTTACATCTTTGATGTAGCGGTCCGGCACGGCTTCCAGCCAAACCGTCTGCCAGATGCCGGATACCTGCGTGTACCAGATGCCGCGCGGGACTAGTGTTTGCTTGCCGCGAAGCTGATAGCCTTCCGTGTCGTCGTCGACTCGCACTATGAGTTCGTTGCTGCCATCTTGAGCGGCGTGTGTGATATCAACAGAAAACGGAGTGTTGCCGCCCTGATGCTGGCCCACAGACTGCCCGTTCACAATGACTTCACAGCGATAATCGACTGCTTCAAAGTTAAGCAGCAGTTTCTGGCCCTCAACTTTTTTCGCATTGAAAGTGCGGTGGTACCACAACGTTTCGGTTTCATCGAGCAGACGCTGCACGCCGCCCAGTTTTGATTCCAGACAAAACGGAACCAGAATTTTGCCCTGCCATTCAGTGGGCGGTTGAACCTGGTTGCGTTTTGTAATGGCATAGTCCCAGTGCCGGTTCAGGTTTGTCCAGTTGTCTCGCCGCATTTGTGGACGCGGGTACTCAGTCCACACATTTTCACCCGTAACCTTTGCTCCCCATTCGGTAATCAAGTCGGACTGAAACGGCTTCGTGCTGCGTTTCGCGGGTGGAAGTTCGGGCACGTTATCGGCGTCGACAAGATGCACATCAATGAACTGACCGCCGCCCGTTTGTCGGCAATGCACGGCCATCAAATTGTCGCCGACTTTCAATGAAGATCCTTTTCCTTCCGCCAGCGGTACAACTTTGTATTCGGTTGTGTACCCGCTGAACGTCGCTACGGATTTACCGTTGATCCAGATCTCGGCATCCTCATCATGATGAATCAGCAACGCAGGATTTGCGGGCACGGATTTCAGAGCGAACATTTTTCTTAGCCAGATATTGTTTGTCGCCCACGTCGTGCCGACTCGCGAGCCCGGCGTGTCGCGAGTTCCAAAACCACCGTGTCCTTCTTTCCAGTCAGCGGTGTCGAAATTAGTGGCCTGCCAACCGTCAGCAGGCTTGCGAACGGTGTACCGCCAGGCGTCGACAATCTGCGCGTCACATGTGGAACCAGCATTCGCCAAGGAAATGACCGTGATCACCAACGGCATCCATCGAGTTTCGCTGATATTCAGAATACGCGCTTCAGTGGCCATGATGTTTCCCTTTGATGAACGGACGATTGTCTCTCGAAGCCCAATTGTGCATTGCTGACTTCCAGCTGACAACCTTCAAGCAACCGGGGCTGACGGGACTGCGGTTCGCTGGGGCCATCAGCAAAACTTAGCCACGCACAGCCTGTTCCGATGTCCGGCGACGGTGCGACTTCAAAGCAGCCGTCAGAATAAGTTGACGCTAACTCACAATGGCAGGAATTCTTTGCCGGTAGAATGCATCAACGTTCTAACGTTTTTTGCGGTCGATTTTTGAGACTCCGACAATCGATGCATCGCTTGCGATTGATCAGACAGGCCATCGGTGCGATCATTCCGCGAAGAGATTCGTACTGAGGCAAGTGATGCCTGCAACAGGCGGTCGAGCGGAATTGAACATACTCAGGTCAGAAGACGAACCATGGGCAGAAGCTTCGAAAATCGTAAACATTCCATCATGAAAACGGCCGGACAGAAGTCCAAGCTGTATGCGAAGTATGGCAAGCAGTTGTACGTCGTGGCCAAAAATGGAGTTCCCGATCCCGAAGGCAACCCGGCGCTGCGAAACCTGATTGAACGCGCCAAAAAAGATCAGGTGCCCAGCCACGTTATTGAAAAAGCCATCGAAAAAGCGAGCGGCACCGGCGGTGAAGATTACTCGGCAGCACGCTACGAAGGCTTCGGTCCGGGCGGATGCTCAGTGATTATCGATTGCCTGACGGACAACAACAACCGCACGATCACAGAAGTTCGCAACTGCTTTACAAAGACCGGCGCGAAGCTGGGAACGGCTGGCTCAGTGTCGCGTTTGTTCGACCACCTTGCGGTGCTTTCCTTCGCAGGCGACAACGAAGAAGAAGTTCTGGAAGCCATGCTGGATGCTGATATCGATGTCGACGACACCGAATGCAAAGACGGCAAAGTGACTCTGTTTGTTCCGCCAAGTGAATTTTATAAAGCGACCACTGCAATGCAGGAAGCGTTTCCTGAAATTGAACTGGAGGTTCAGGAAATTACGTTTCTGCCTCAAACAACAACGGAAATCAGTGAAGAGGACCGGCCAACGTTCGATAAGTTTATTGAAATGCTGAATGACTGCGACGACGTCCAGGACGTCTACCACAACGCTGTTTTGCCGGACTAAGGCGGCGGTTTGACATCACAAACCAGCAGAATGTCCGTCGCTCCGTGTTTCCTGTTGCCGCAACATTCGAACTAAGCCGTCACTGCTTCGCCGTCACTGCTTCGCCGTCGCTTGCTGGCGATTCGCCTTCCGGCAACTTGCCCAGCGTATCGTCGACTTCTTGCAGGTCGCCCGCTTCCTGCACCGCGCCCAAGATGTATTCGACATAGCGATCGATGGAATGGTCGGAAAAATGGTCCACCTTGAAGCTTAACAAGCCGCGCAAAAAGCCACGCCACCTGTCGGCCCGCCGCAGCACACCGGATAAGTCTCGAAACTTGCCGTTACAGTTCAGGTATTTTTCGGTGCCACCGTGGCGGTAGCCCATCCAAGCAGGCGGTACGCGAGTCACGATGTCGTTGTTGTTGACCCAGCGAGTGTGGTCCAGTTCGACGAAGTTCACGAATTGCTTGTCTCCCACACGAGGACTGCCATAAGTGAATAGCGCTTTTGGCATGGATTCGATTTCTGAAAGATAGCAGCGTCCCGCGCAGATGGTCGCCATCGCGCCACCCAGCGAATGGCCCGTAAACCACAGCGTCTTTTTGTTTTCGACCAGTGCATTTTCCAAAATGGGCCACAGGTCGTCGACTTCCTGATTGAACCCCTTGTGGACTCGGCCAAACGTTTCCGTCACGACAGCCACGGCGTTGGCGTCGGCCTTGATGTCGTTCCATTCGTTTGGCTCCGTCCCGCGGCATGCGACGACGCAGTCCGTATCGTTCCAGTACATGTAGGCCTGAGCACCGTCGCGATCGTAGTACTGGAAGCCTTCAAAACCCATATGTTCCACGATCCGTTCCGCGTGGACTTCATCGTAGTACGACGCGCTGGACAGTTCGGCAAACAGCAGCGACTGCACCAGCATTGGCTTTTCTTCGATGGGGCACGTGATTTTGGAATGAATCGGGACCAGAGACGCAGCGTCGGACATGGCAGTTGGGATCTTCAGAATTACTGTGTTGGTGGACGGCGGAGCCACCCGAGCCCGCAGAATCACAATTTCGACGCAGGTTTTCCACCTCTGAGCCGCGCTTTCCACTGCAATTCGCGGATGCCAGCTTAGGCAAGACGGCGAATTTGCGAGATCCCAAGATGCGGTTTTCGGCCAATCGGGAAAACGGTACGATCCGCGTGCGTACGACCTAAAGTCTCCTGTCGCTGCAGAAGGAACGGATCCCTTGGCGATTGCATTAACCGATACCGAACCTGTGACACTGCCCGAACCTGAGTCCGTCAAGAGCCCTCCGGCAGTCCCGACGGAGTTGCGCCCGGATATCGATCGCATCATCCGATCCGGGCAGCAGGCTGAGACCGCTCCGGGATCGGCGTGGCCCGTGTTTTCGATGTCGCTGGCCACCGGAGTGCTGCTTTGGTTGAGCTTCACGCCGCTGGACTTCGCGCCACTGGCTTGGATCGCGCTTTTTTGGTCCAGGTTCATGCCGCCGGACTTTGCTCCGCTTAACTTCGCTCCGCTGGCATGGATCGCGTTAGTGCCGCTGTGTTTGTTGCTGCGAGTTGAACGGCTTCCGAAACGAGCCTACCTGGCTGTGGGATTTGGCGCCTTCATCTGGGCGATTGCCACGTTGCAATGGATGAGACTCGGGCATGTGACCATGTACGGAGCTCTGGTTGCCTTAGCGTTTTATGTGTCGCTGTACTTTCCCGCATTCGTGGCCATCAGTAGAAAAGTGATCAAAGCCGGCTGCCCGATGTGGCTGGCTGTCCCGCTGGTCTGGACAGCGCTGGAATTCGTGCGAGCCTACCTGTTAACCGGTTTTTCGTGGTACTACCTGGCTCATTCGCAATACCGCTGGACGACGCTGGTGCAAATTTCGGATGTCACCGGAGCGTACGGTGTTTCGTTTTTGATCGCGATGGCTTCCGGCGTGATAGCGGCATGTCTGCCTGCGGGGCTGCTGGTTCGCCTGCGGCTGGCGCCTTCTGTTGATACGACAAGCAGCAGTTCATCACGCGGTCAGCGAGTGGCGGTTGCCTGCGTGATCGCGGCAGTGGCTGGCAGTTGCTTTTACGGAATGAACAGAATTCAACCCGTCGACTCGGCAGGTGATGGGCCGGTCGTTTCCGTCGTACAGGGCAATTTTACGCCGGAACTGAAGCACGATCCGACCAAGTCAACAAAGATGTGGCTGGATCACAATTTGTTGTCTCGACTTGCGTCGCAGCACCGGCCGGACCTGATTGTCTGGCCGGAAACCATGTTTCCCGAACACGATGTCGTGATTGCCGACGATGTCACGGACGACGATCTGACAGGCAACCTGACGATGCCCGGCCGTGCCAGCAACAGCGCTTTAGCACAGGACATTATCGCAAGGTGGCGAAGTCAGCGAGCGCGTGACCTATTGAAAAACATCAGCCAGGAAACGGGCACGGCCATGTTGATTGGTCTGATTACCGAAGTCATCGAAAAGGACAAGCGCAGCGTTTATAATTCGGCGGCTTTCGTGCGCCCGGACCTGGGCTACATGGGCCGCTACGACAAAATTCATCGTGTCCTGTTTGGTGAGTACCTTCCCTTTAAAGAAACTCTGCCGTGGCTGGTGCGACTTACCCCATTTCCGCCGGACTACGGAATTGCGGCCGGCAGTCAGCCGAAGGCTTTCGACTACGCGAAGGCTTCGTTCGCTCCGATTATCTGCTTCGAAGACACGGTTCCTCAGCTGGTACGTCGCGTCGTCAACACCGAAGGCGAATCCGGCGCTATGCCTGACGTGCTGATCAACATGACGAATGATGCGTGGTTTCGAGGCTCCAGCGAACTGGATCAGCATCTGATCACGGCGACGTTTCGCTGCATCGAAACGCGACGGCCGATGGTGCGAGCCGTCAATGCTGGAGTTTCGGCATTCATCGATTCGTCAGGACGCATCCGGCAACCGGAAACGTTTCTAGTTGTCCCCGAAGCTGACGATGGTGCGTTTGATAAGCCCGTGCAGGTGGAATCGCTGATCAACCCTGAGACCGGCCGTCGCTATCGGCAGTGTTCTGCCGTGAT
This DNA window, taken from Fuerstiella marisgermanici, encodes the following:
- the lnt gene encoding apolipoprotein N-acyltransferase, which gives rise to MAIALTDTEPVTLPEPESVKSPPAVPTELRPDIDRIIRSGQQAETAPGSAWPVFSMSLATGVLLWLSFTPLDFAPLAWIALFWSRFMPPDFAPLNFAPLAWIALVPLCLLLRVERLPKRAYLAVGFGAFIWAIATLQWMRLGHVTMYGALVALAFYVSLYFPAFVAISRKVIKAGCPMWLAVPLVWTALEFVRAYLLTGFSWYYLAHSQYRWTTLVQISDVTGAYGVSFLIAMASGVIAACLPAGLLVRLRLAPSVDTTSSSSSRGQRVAVACVIAAVAGSCFYGMNRIQPVDSAGDGPVVSVVQGNFTPELKHDPTKSTKMWLDHNLLSRLASQHRPDLIVWPETMFPEHDVVIADDVTDDDLTGNLTMPGRASNSALAQDIIARWRSQRARDLLKNISQETGTAMLIGLITEVIEKDKRSVYNSAAFVRPDLGYMGRYDKIHRVLFGEYLPFKETLPWLVRLTPFPPDYGIAAGSQPKAFDYAKASFAPIICFEDTVPQLVRRVVNTEGESGAMPDVLINMTNDAWFRGSSELDQHLITATFRCIETRRPMVRAVNAGVSAFIDSSGRIRQPETFLVVPEADDGAFDKPVQVESLINPETGRRYRQCSAVMTAQVPLDGRSTVYLKYGDWFAILCSLLVLVGIAVGMRKPSVANAHANS
- a CDS encoding YebC/PmpR family DNA-binding transcriptional regulator, with product MGRSFENRKHSIMKTAGQKSKLYAKYGKQLYVVAKNGVPDPEGNPALRNLIERAKKDQVPSHVIEKAIEKASGTGGEDYSAARYEGFGPGGCSVIIDCLTDNNNRTITEVRNCFTKTGAKLGTAGSVSRLFDHLAVLSFAGDNEEEVLEAMLDADIDVDDTECKDGKVTLFVPPSEFYKATTAMQEAFPEIELEVQEITFLPQTTTEISEEDRPTFDKFIEMLNDCDDVQDVYHNAVLPD
- a CDS encoding lipase family protein; amino-acid sequence: MSDAASLVPIHSKITCPIEEKPMLVQSLLFAELSSASYYDEVHAERIVEHMGFEGFQYYDRDGAQAYMYWNDTDCVVACRGTEPNEWNDIKADANAVAVVTETFGRVHKGFNQEVDDLWPILENALVENKKTLWFTGHSLGGAMATICAGRCYLSEIESMPKALFTYGSPRVGDKQFVNFVELDHTRWVNNNDIVTRVPPAWMGYRHGGTEKYLNCNGKFRDLSGVLRRADRWRGFLRGLLSFKVDHFSDHSIDRYVEYILGAVQEAGDLQEVDDTLGKLPEGESPASDGEAVTAKQ
- a CDS encoding sugar-binding domain-containing protein, which produces MPLVITVISLANAGSTCDAQIVDAWRYTVRKPADGWQATNFDTADWKEGHGGFGTRDTPGSRVGTTWATNNIWLRKMFALKSVPANPALLIHHDEDAEIWINGKSVATFSGYTTEYKVVPLAEGKGSSLKVGDNLMAVHCRQTGGGQFIDVHLVDADNVPELPPAKRSTKPFQSDLITEWGAKVTGENVWTEYPRPQMRRDNWTNLNRHWDYAITKRNQVQPPTEWQGKILVPFCLESKLGGVQRLLDETETLWYHRTFNAKKVEGQKLLLNFEAVDYRCEVIVNGQSVGQHQGGNTPFSVDITHAAQDGSNELIVRVDDDTEGYQLRGKQTLVPRGIWYTQVSGIWQTVWLEAVPDRYIKDVKITTSARSNSIVVRPVVVGAAGTIRVVVKDGDTVVGTAHGEVLTHEITVKNAKHWSPESPHLYDVEVRLHDANGNRIDRIHSYAGIRDVGKVKDADGHWRMTLNGETVFHWGPLDQGWWPDGLLTPPSDEAMLFDIEWLKKAGFNMIRKHIKVEPRRYYYHCDRLGMMVWQDQVSAGNNPKWTRLQPNPEDANWPDKDHEQFMTELEHMVDTLENHPSIVVWVPFNEAWGQHRTMEVGKWMVDRDPSRLVNVASGGNFWPVGDIVDHHEYPHPKFPFDLGSNGRFEPFIKVMGEFGGHGFPVKQHLWDADRRNWGYGDLPKNKGEYKERYVTSLNRLNDLKRKGIAAGVYTQTTDVEGEINGLMTYDRKVIKIPAAELAELHKVLFAEP